The following coding sequences are from one Synechococcales cyanobacterium T60_A2020_003 window:
- a CDS encoding response regulator transcription factor has protein sequence MGSVCIQIIEGNPHLRSLLGWHLQQAGYCVYQSADLHQAREAVQHHQPSLVVIDSELPDGDGLEFCRWLQSQQSPFILMLSAKTNESDIVAGLKAGADDYLTKPFGMQEFLARVDALARRSRLMNAPAALDYGDLQIDLVHRRVRLKESFIELTPQEFSLLYVLAQAGGQPLSRTELLRRAWPDEIDNHRTVDTHVLSLRKKIEVDPRQPNLIQTVRNVGYRFNTEIFGNSAQGNRNGSKVSNRVGNPGREGSSSNGAVPRLAER, from the coding sequence GATCGGTCTGCATTCAAATCATTGAGGGAAACCCCCATCTGCGATCGCTTCTAGGTTGGCATTTGCAGCAGGCAGGCTACTGCGTTTACCAATCTGCCGATCTCCATCAGGCCAGGGAAGCGGTACAGCACCATCAGCCGAGCCTAGTCGTTATTGATTCGGAGCTTCCTGACGGAGATGGGTTGGAGTTTTGTCGCTGGCTCCAAAGTCAGCAGAGTCCGTTTATCCTGATGCTTTCGGCTAAGACTAATGAATCGGATATTGTCGCGGGTTTAAAAGCAGGGGCAGATGACTATCTCACGAAGCCTTTTGGGATGCAGGAGTTTTTGGCGCGGGTCGATGCCTTGGCACGCCGCAGTCGCTTGATGAATGCTCCGGCAGCTCTGGATTACGGAGATTTACAAATTGACCTAGTTCATCGGCGAGTTCGGTTAAAAGAGAGTTTCATTGAACTTACGCCCCAAGAATTTAGCTTGCTCTATGTGCTGGCTCAAGCGGGGGGGCAACCCCTCAGCCGTACCGAGTTGCTTCGGCGCGCCTGGCCCGATGAAATTGATAACCATCGGACGGTGGATACGCACGTCCTATCGTTACGAAAGAAGATAGAAGTTGATCCACGGCAACCGAATTTAATCCAAACGGTTCGAAATGTCGGCTATCGATTTAACACTGAGATATTCGGAAACTCGGCGCAGGGAAACCGTAATGGCTCTAAGGTGTCGAATCGTGTGGGAAATCCTGGTCGAGAGGGCTCATCATCGAATGGCGCAGTCCCTCGCTTAGCTGAACGCTGA